The nucleotide sequence TCCACGGCAGACCTCAGTAAAGAGGCGCTAACCCTCGCGGTAGAAAAAGCGGTAGATATTGCGCGCTACACCAGTGAAGACCCGTGCACGGGGCTGGCGGATGCTGAACTTATCGCCACAGAATTTCCAGATTTAGACTTATATCACCCACAGGTGTTGGACACTGAGAAAGCCATTAAAACGGCTATCGAAACGGAAGCGGCGGCTATGTCCTATGATAATAGGATCACCAATTCTGATGGGGCTTCATACAATGCAAACTTAGGCATGCGAGTGTACGGAAACACGCATGGCATCAACGCCGGCTACCCAAGTAGCCGCTACAGCTTAAGTTGTATGGTGATTGGTGCTGAAGGTGATGATATGCAGCGTGATTATGCCTATACGGTTAACCGCAAAGCGAATTTACTGAACACTGCCCAAGCTGTGGGTGAAGAGGCGGCTCGCGCCACGGTAGAGCGCCTAGGCGCGCGAAAAATCAATACGGCCAATGTGCCTATTATTTTGCACAAAGATATAGCATCAAGTTTGTTTGGGCATTATGTAGGGGCAATTAGTGGCGGAAGCTTGTATCGTCGGTCTTCTTTCTTACTCGACAGTTTAGGGCAACAAATCTTCCCTGAGTGGCTAAACATTGAAGAACGTCCGTTTATAAAAAATGGCTTAGCCAGTTCTAGTTTCGACAACGAGGGTGTTGCGACTAGGGATATGACGATTGTGGAGGGGGGCAAACTTTCCACTTATTTGTACACCACCTATTCGGCGAGAAAACTTAATACGAAAAGTAATGGCCACGCAGGCGGCATTCACAATTGGATTGTGGGTGACACAGGGCATAGTGACGCCGAGTTATTGAAGGAAATGGGCACAGGTTTATTCGTGACCGAATTGATGGGGCAGGGCGTTAACATTGTTACCGGAGATTATTCCCGCGGCGCTGCTGGCTTCTGGGTAGAAAACGGCGAAATTCAATATCCTGTTCACGAGGTGACTATTGCGGGCAACCTTAGAGATATGTTTGCTGGGGTCACTGCAATTGGGCGTGACAAAGACGTCCGTGGCAGCGTACAAACAGGTTCTATTCTCATTGATAATATGAAGATTGCGGGAAGCTAACCTTGCTGGGTGTGTTGCTCTCTATAATGACTGGGCGGCACACCTTCCGATTTCTTAAAGCGCTTTGAAAAAGTAAAGACATTGCTGTATCCCACATAATTGGCAATGTAAGCGATGGGCCACTGGGTATTTAACAGCAGATTTTTCGCTCTCGCCATACGCAAATAAATCACTTGTTGCATTGGGCTTCTATTGAAATGGCTTAGGCACAATCTATGAAGGTGTGGGGCCGAATAGTGGGCGCGCTCGCTTAGTAATTTCACGTTCCAATTTAGTTGTAGTTGCTTTTCCACATGCTCAAATAAAGCGATTAATCTAGACGGTAAGGGCTGATCCTTTGGCTTCGCTACCGACGATAGATAGTCTTTAATAAGCGGAATGAGGGCATGGCGGTGCTCACTGCTTTTACTCAAATACAATAATTCCATGGCATGATGTAACCCTTCAAGCGGCAAGCGCTCTAGCAGAGGTGCGTCTATCTCATATAAATAATGCCATTGTGCTGTGTCGGCCAGATTCACCCAAATGATGTCCCAGCGTTCACTTTCTATGCTTACCTCAAAACTTTGCTTTGCCGGCAATATGGCTAATTGCCCCGGTGTTACCGTTAAGCTCCCTTTTGGGGTGCGTATTTTCCCCATGCCATTTAACGAATAAAACAAGGTGTGGTTGGGCGGGTTAACGCGCCCTACTTGATAAGGGGCTGATAAATTCGAACAACCGGCAAGCTCAATATCTAAAGCTTTAATTTCAGGCGTGTTAGTGCTGTCTATAAAGCGCTCTACACAGTGTTGGCCGATATTAACAATGTCATAGAACTCTGTGGCTGACATGAACTTTGATAGTTTTGGATAAATGAAAGAGAGGTTTAAGCATAAAGGATTACGCCGTAATTCGCTATATTTCATTCTATTCTACATTATTGATGAAAGGATGTTGTAATGCATACTGTGGCTGAGGTGGTTGCTCAACAAGACTGGCAAAACCCCGTGGTATATCAGCGTAATCGAGTAAATGGTCATGCGCCGCTCAATGGCTATACATGCCTTGACGATGCATTGAACAAAAGCGGCGCTCAGAAACGCAAGCTCAATGGTGATTGGCAGTTTAGGTTATTCAACTCACCTTTCGACGTGCCAGATAATGCCATTGCTGTACACTTACCCACCAAAGAAGAAGCTCGTTGGCAACCTATCTCCGTGCCATCAAATTGGCAGATGCAAGGGTTCGATAAGCCCATTTATTGCAACGTAAAGTATCCTTTTGAGGTTAACCCACCGCAGGTGCCACAAGACAATCCCACAGGGGTTTACCGCACTGAATTTGAAATGACTAAAGCCATGCTTTTGCAACGCAATCATATTGTCTTTGACGGCGTAAATAGCGCGTTTCACTTGTGGTGTAACCAATCATACGTGGGATATTCGCAAGACAGCCGTTTGCCCGCTGAGTTTGACTTATGCCCCTTCTTAAAAGAGGGGAAAAATCAGATTACAGCCATGGTTATCCGTTGGTCTGATGGCAGCTACCTTGAAGATCAGGACATGTGGTGGTTAAGCGGTATTTTCCGTGATGTTTATTTGGCAAGTAAGCCGCAGCATTACATTCAAGACGTATTTGCCACCCCTTCATTAGATGCTTGTTACCGCGATGGTCGCCTCGATATTAGAACCTCCATTGTCGCCCCTAAGGATTTCAAAGTGGCCGTGCAGCTTTTTGATGGCACGACTGCCGTTACTCAGCCGCAGGTGGCAAACACCAATAATCGCCGTATTGATGAAAAAGGCGGATGGGATGATGTGGTTTTCCAATCACTACACCTAAATAGCCCCAAAAAATGGACAGCAGAAACGCCGAATTTGTACAGGCTCGTGGTAAGCCTATTAGACAGAAGCGACAGCCTTGTGGATATGGAAGCCTATGATGTTGGCTTTAGACACATTGAGATGATTAAAGGCCAGCTTTGCGTTAACGGTGAGCCCGTATTAATTCGTGGCGTTAACCGTCATGAACACCATGAAAGTCGAGGGCATGCAGTCAATGAAGCTGACATGCTAGAAGACATCAAGCTGCTTAAACAGAATAACTTCAACGCAGTGCGCACCGCCCATTACCCTAATCATCCTCGGTGGTATGAACTGTGTGATGAATACGGCTTATATGTGGTTGATGAGGCGAATATAGAGACCCACGGCATGTATCCCATGGGGCGATTGTCTAGGGATCCGCTTTGGGCCGGCGCGTATTTAGCCCGTTATACGCAAATGGTTGAAAGAGATAAAAATCACCCTTGTATTATTATTTGGTCACTCGGCAATGAGTGTGGTCATGGCCCCACCCATGATGCCATGTATGGGTGGTCGAAAGCGTTCGACCCCTCAAGGCCGGTTCAATATGAAGGGGGCGGCTCTGATACTACGGCCACAGATATTATTGCGCCTATGTATGCCAGAGTAGACAGCGACGTTCAAGATGATGCGGTGCCCAAATGGTCCATCAAGAAATGGTTGTCGCTCCCCGGAGAACATAGGCCTGTTATTTTGTGTGAATACGCCCATGCCATGGGCAACAGCCTGGGCAGCTTTTCAGATTATTGGGACGCATTTAAAGACTACCCAAGGTTACAAGGCGGTTTTATTTGGGATTGGGTTGATCAAGGGCTAGCGAAATACACAGACAGTGGCGAAAAGTATTGGGCTTACGGCGGTGATTTTGGTGATACCGACAATGATAGACAGTTTTGTATCAACGGGTTGCTATTCCCGGATAGAAGCGCTCACCCAGCCCTCTATGAAGCAAAACACTGCCAACAGCACCTTCAGTTTTCGTTAACGGAAGATAACGGTACATTCGAACTGACAGTGGCCAGCGATTACCTGTTTAGAACCACGGATAATGAAACGTTAGTGTGGCAACTTTTGGAAGACGGTTGTTGCGTTGCACAGGGGAGCTTCGTTATTGAGGTTAAGCCACAGCAGACAGCGAACTATACCATTACACCCGCCTACACGTATAAAGCGGGCGCACAGTATCACCTCAATGTTGATACGCAAACGACTAAAGCCTGCGCGTGGGCAGCCGCAGGTCACGTTATCGATACGGCTCAG is from Alteromonas australica and encodes:
- a CDS encoding beta-galactosidase, with the translated sequence MHTVAEVVAQQDWQNPVVYQRNRVNGHAPLNGYTCLDDALNKSGAQKRKLNGDWQFRLFNSPFDVPDNAIAVHLPTKEEARWQPISVPSNWQMQGFDKPIYCNVKYPFEVNPPQVPQDNPTGVYRTEFEMTKAMLLQRNHIVFDGVNSAFHLWCNQSYVGYSQDSRLPAEFDLCPFLKEGKNQITAMVIRWSDGSYLEDQDMWWLSGIFRDVYLASKPQHYIQDVFATPSLDACYRDGRLDIRTSIVAPKDFKVAVQLFDGTTAVTQPQVANTNNRRIDEKGGWDDVVFQSLHLNSPKKWTAETPNLYRLVVSLLDRSDSLVDMEAYDVGFRHIEMIKGQLCVNGEPVLIRGVNRHEHHESRGHAVNEADMLEDIKLLKQNNFNAVRTAHYPNHPRWYELCDEYGLYVVDEANIETHGMYPMGRLSRDPLWAGAYLARYTQMVERDKNHPCIIIWSLGNECGHGPTHDAMYGWSKAFDPSRPVQYEGGGSDTTATDIIAPMYARVDSDVQDDAVPKWSIKKWLSLPGEHRPVILCEYAHAMGNSLGSFSDYWDAFKDYPRLQGGFIWDWVDQGLAKYTDSGEKYWAYGGDFGDTDNDRQFCINGLLFPDRSAHPALYEAKHCQQHLQFSLTEDNGTFELTVASDYLFRTTDNETLVWQLLEDGCCVAQGSFVIEVKPQQTANYTITPAYTYKAGAQYHLNVDTQTTKACAWAAAGHVIDTAQFRLKNTAGLGAAPRPLCTPTKANDKGTSAVVPLAAKIDEQTLTVNAHTSVFSLHLESGQLISWLVAEEEQLSAPIEDNFFRAPLDNDIGVSEVDNPDPNAWESRWRRAGIGEWQRVCTSVDVNESALAVTVHTQFDYCHQGEVLAKSVWRYQFLPSGELDVDIQVSLADTLPPMPRVGVQFAVPQHETGTVVWKGLGPFENYPDRHVAARYGQYKQDINAMHTPYIFPTDNGLRSHSDTLELNQCQVQGRFHFAVSPYSQVQLDKAKHTCDLAAGDCTYVYVDHAHMGVGGDDSWSPSTHKPYLLEDKYYRYHLRFCPVA
- the pmbA gene encoding metalloprotease PmbA, with the protein product MQIDQQLVDIQNVVDDVLKLALKKGATQAEASMSKVQGIAVSSRMQEVENVEFTNDGGLGISVYVGKCKGSASTADLSKEALTLAVEKAVDIARYTSEDPCTGLADAELIATEFPDLDLYHPQVLDTEKAIKTAIETEAAAMSYDNRITNSDGASYNANLGMRVYGNTHGINAGYPSSRYSLSCMVIGAEGDDMQRDYAYTVNRKANLLNTAQAVGEEAARATVERLGARKINTANVPIILHKDIASSLFGHYVGAISGGSLYRRSSFLLDSLGQQIFPEWLNIEERPFIKNGLASSSFDNEGVATRDMTIVEGGKLSTYLYTTYSARKLNTKSNGHAGGIHNWIVGDTGHSDAELLKEMGTGLFVTELMGQGVNIVTGDYSRGAAGFWVENGEIQYPVHEVTIAGNLRDMFAGVTAIGRDKDVRGSVQTGSILIDNMKIAGS
- a CDS encoding helix-turn-helix transcriptional regulator, producing the protein MSATEFYDIVNIGQHCVERFIDSTNTPEIKALDIELAGCSNLSAPYQVGRVNPPNHTLFYSLNGMGKIRTPKGSLTVTPGQLAILPAKQSFEVSIESERWDIIWVNLADTAQWHYLYEIDAPLLERLPLEGLHHAMELLYLSKSSEHRHALIPLIKDYLSSVAKPKDQPLPSRLIALFEHVEKQLQLNWNVKLLSERAHYSAPHLHRLCLSHFNRSPMQQVIYLRMARAKNLLLNTQWPIAYIANYVGYSNVFTFSKRFKKSEGVPPSHYREQHTQQG